Genomic segment of Dermacentor albipictus isolate Rhodes 1998 colony chromosome 5, USDA_Dalb.pri_finalv2, whole genome shotgun sequence:
GAACTTTAAAAATGGGTGTTTGGCTGTAATTTTCACAGGGAATAACTTTCTTTCCCACCAAATCCATGAAAACAGAGCTGGAAAAGAATGCTTTGCTCCTCTAAACTGAATCAGCATTGCTCACCGTGTCCCTTCAAAATGAATTGGTGATGAATCGCTGACACAGATGGCACATAGCTTAATGTACTGTCTGGCCAGTTAATCAGCAGTGCTGACTCATTGCATACTTATCAGTAAGGATGTACAGCCGGTTTCAGTTACTCATGCGAATAACTGAACTTCTGCAAACATAGGCTTCTTAGAGCTCATAACAAACAATGTTTACCGAGTGATGCGCTTAAAAGCTCTAAATTTCAACAGTCTGTGAAAGAAGCACTGTACAGTATGGTCCACTGCTAATGGGAACATCTAACCAGAAGTAAAGAATATTTCAGTAGAAAGAACATAAAGTAGTACCTGGAACATTTCTTTGCCCTTATTGGAAGGAAGTGGATGATATCACCAACTAGATGTGCATTTACACATGAAAAGGTTAATCTGTGGGACGCTATGTCCTATCTCAGTGATAATCGATGGAAAGGTACTAATAGTACACTTCTTTCAACAGCGGACAATAATCTGTGTAGTTGTGAAGTTTAAGAGTCTGATGCACAATGTTCTTGCATTAGACTGAAGCAAGCCTCAATGGACACTTGATGACCATCCTAATGAATGCAAACTGCTGCTTTTGGCCCTGACATCATTGTAATTGCAAACTGTTGCAATTAGACAGTGCCACAGAATTTCAGATGATTGTACCACAAATGTCTTCTCCCTACATTGTTCCACTTTATGTACGTATCCCGTCCATGTTGGTCACCAATTTTCACGTTCGTGCTCTTTTTGCCCCTGTGGCAACAGCACAGCATGCAACACAAccgaaaacatttttttcagcaTTGTAGGCATGGGACAGTTACTATTTGGCTAGGCCACCTTTCTAACTCTTTGCAGATCAGCCAAAAGTAAGACTCTGGCAAGCGTACCTGTTCTGTAGAGGCTGCTGTTGACTGGCCGATGGTGCTGTTGACACCCTGGGGCAGCTCCATGTTCAACTCCAGGCTGCAGACAAGTAAAAACAGGGCACGACATCATTACTGTTATAATTAACTAGAGGATAACGTACAATTAAAACTTAAGCTGCCAACACAGAATAGAGATTAGTTCATCATAAAAGGATTCTACAAAAGACATCACTTTTGTCTGTACTTAAagacaaaagcaaaaaaataaatctcCGTAAGAATAGAAAAACGAGAGAGACAAAAGTGCTACAGAGGGTCCAAACAATGGAAATCCTTTGTTGACAACACAAATTATGAAGACAAATGATGAAGTTAATGGGATTGTCAATAAAGTGTGTGGTCCGATTTTATCCAACCAAGCAGTAACTTAAAAAGACTATGCAATAGAAAAAATGCCAAAGCATGCCTCAGGCTGCTTGGGCCCGACTTGCTTGACACGCGTCAGTATCTCGTGTGGCAACGATTCTCGCTGAGCAGGCAAGTCAAAGCTTCTTACCCGAATGCCCCGcccaaagaagctgctgacccaaaCCCAATTCGAGGAGGCTGAATGTAAGCTTTCTGAAGCCGCACAAAAAGTGACAAAGCACGTCTCTGCTCACCCAAGCCCTACCCGTTCAGTATGCATTGGCTCAGTACATTTTGCGTTATGTAGACGTCAACTAATGTCGAGCCTGCCGAATGTTTTAGTGACTCCGGGTTGTTTGTTTTCCAGTTAGCATGTCTTTTCTCTAGTTCTTTTTCTAAACATTGTTAGTGAGGTTCTAGTATATTTAGGCCCGAATTTGGAGCTGTGGCTTTACACAACAGTATATGGTAAGCTGATGCAATGTCAAACATCATCCAATCTGACAATCACTGATTGTGCTATAGTTGGTGACAGGTCAAGATTGTAGTGGCAAGTGCCCCAGAAAGTGCATGTGATCACCTACTCCTATCCTATCCCTTGTATCCATATCCACACATTCACTTTGCTCAGACTGTTCCCTATTGCAAAGCTCCTCACCCTGAAGGGGGTGATTTTTGTGTGTCAGGTGCACAAGATGCAACTTTTCATTCAAATTTGTATTGATGTGGTGTAATCTAACCTGTTGTAATgttttttctattctttcttaattttttcctGTAAACTTGATTTGCATGCTCTTCCTTGTTGTCAGTCGCTGTTTGCAATGCAGGAGAACGAAGTTTAATCAGGCGACATCAATTTTTTTTCCGTGGCAGAAGGGATCAATCGACCCATTCAGCGTTTCCTGGTAGTAAATCTTGTCAGTGGTGCACATCCCTGCCCAAAAATAGGGAGGGAGCATTGACGAGGAGGGTCATTGCGCGCAAGGCTGGTTAAACCTTTCTTATAATGCCCCTTATAAATGACTCATTTGTGCAGTCCGTGCCTTGCTAATTTCTGCTGAACTAAAGTATGTCTCCTCTTTGCTTCGCCGCTGGCATTCGTAAGCAACTTATTCCTCAAGGCACATAGGGATAAGTTCCTGCCATGCAACAAGACATAACTCCTGCGCTCTGTTTCAGTTGTTAGACTCTGCAACTCTTAATTTAGAACGAGCCAGGAAAGTGATCCGAGGCAAAAGAGGTACGTCTCCAATACACTGACAGACGCTCACCCAGCCTCGTCTGCgacttgctgcatgaggccctcAACCTCGTGCTGTGGGGCAGTGACCGTGGTGGTGGAGCTCATGGTGTCTTCCATGCAGGACGCCTGCACGTCCAGGTCCTCAAACTGCTTCTCAAACTTGTCCATCAGGCCAGAGATCTGCGCACCAGGAAGTAACGAAATAAAAGGTTGTGTTCGGGCTAGTTAGTTCTTGATTATGGATGCAAAGCTGCTGTGCGTGCACAAAGTTTCTTACAAAAATTACTATATGGAACTGTGAAGTGAACAACTTCCCCcaaagcacaaaaaagaaaaaaaacccagaaaaacAGAAACAGAAAACTGACTGCAGGAAAACCACCTAGTTCTTTTTTGCTGGCTCCCAGCCCTCAACCTAACAAGTATTTTCATTTACATATACTTTGATAACTGGGGCAGCGGGTCTTCATGATCCTGCAATCTCGAATGCAATTTCACTTGCGCTTCCTTAAGCTGCTTTTTTAAAAATTAAGGCTTTGTCAATGAAACATGTACAAGTTATTAGGCCAAACACGTGGAGGTATCATTGACATAATAATAGGAAGGTGCTGACCTGACCGTTGCACCTGACCATCCACGATAGCTTACCCAAGTTTTTTATCTTTCACTGGTTCGACACATGCTGTGAGAACAGCGTTATTCTTTATTGGAGGTGCCAGACACAACACCCACAAGCTCTacagcgacccgccgtggttgctcagtgactatggcgttgggctgctgagcacgaggtcgcaggatcgaatcccggccacggcggctgcatttcgatgggggcgaaatgcgaaaacacccgtgtacttaagagatttaggtgcacattaccccaggtggtcaaaatttccggagtcctccactacggcgtgcctcataatcagaaagtggttttggcacgtaaaaccccataatttaattttttttttaagctctaCAGCTAGCTCAGGGTGCAGCAAGGCTACTGAAAGCTGTGCTGTGGGATTAAGACAGAGGAGATAGAGACAAGATTGCTAATGCAATTTAAATCCCACGAGAGTTACACAAATCTAGCTTTCACAGATGCTTTGGTTAACCGTAATAAATGTGTATAAATAACAGAAATGAATTAAGTTTAACTTTTGCATTCACAGCGCAGATTTAATAGGAAGTTTAAAGACATTCATATCCTTAGGCAAGTGCTCCATTGCATAGCAAAGGCATAATAACAGCTCAGTTCAAGCCCACCAGGAACCACAAGTATTTTATAGCACAGTCTAACAAGAGGCTCAAACTGATAGCAGTGATtagttttctgtacattttcttaatTTTTAAAGTAAGTATCAGTAAAATCAAAAGTAGTTTTTTTTAGTGTCTTCCTTGGTGCTTCTAAAGAAATTAcaaattgtaatgaagaagaagagcacaagaacaaggccagccagatcgtctcttccatgcctgctgtgcaaccagtgggccagccggatcgccagtgcttcgCACGAGTGTGAGCCGGTGAAACATTTCAAACTTTATTTGAATGACTGCTTCTACTTTGCTTTCTGTCGAGGAACCAACAAATAAACAGAAACTGATACATTTCTGACTTGCTCATTTTTTTGCATGGACCGAAGGTCTTGGACATTGAGACACTAGAGAAAATAGTGGAAAGCTTCCGAGTGCCCTACATATTTCATTGTAGTACTTCTTCTGCAAATCAGTTTTGGTTTAGTTTCCCAGGAGGAGTGTGTGTTGTGAAGCCATGACGCAGGTGGTGGCCACGTGAGAGTGGAACATCCCATCATTTTCATAATCGGTACAGCTCACTTGGTCCTCTGTGACGTGCCAATACTCTTGTGTCCGAGCATCACAGTGTCGTACACAAACAAGAGAGCTAGAGCCAGTGCCACAATGTCATACTGTTCTGCTCCCACATTCGTTTACTGACTTAACATGAGTGGTGTCATGTGCCCAGAGAAGCACATGAACAGTGTTCATGCTATGACTGCGAACACTTGCAGTCACAACTCCGGCATTATGAGGAGTTCTGGCAGGAGTGCTGGACTTAAAGCGATCGCTTCATGCTGCCACTGCCTTCACCATTTGAACTGCATTGAACCTCCGAAACTCAGCAGGTTATTAACAACACCAGtatatctttatgtccactgcaggacaaaggcctctcccagcgatctccaattacccccgtcTTGCGCTAGCCAATTCCAACCTgtgcttgcaaatttcctaatttcatcaccccacctaattttctgccagcCTTGACAGTGTTTCCCTTCTCGTGGAACTTATTCTGTAGCTCTCAAAATTCACCGATTATCTTGACAGTGCTTCCCTTCTCATGGAACTTATTCTGTAGCTCTCAAAATCCACCCGTTATCTACTCTACGTATTACATGGCCTGGCCAGCTTCATTTTATTCTCTTAAAGTCAACCAGAATATTGGCACTCCCCATTTGccctctgatccacactgctctcatCATGTCTCTTAGTGTTATGCGTAACATTTCTCGTTCCATCACTCCTTGcgtgatccttaacttgttctcgagcttctttgccaacctccaagtttctgccttttatgttagcaccggtagaatgcattgattgtgcaccttccttttcaatgatagtggtaagctcccagtcaagaTTTGGCAATGCCTGCTATGTGCACTCCaacccgtttttattcttctgtaaatttccttctcaggGTCAGGATCCCCATGAATAACTGACCCAGATAAACACACTCTTGTAGAGACTCTACAAACTGACTGGCAATAATGAATGCTTGatttcttgccaggctattgaacactAGCTTCGTCTTCTGCACACTAATATTCAgctttctcagttaaggtcctcaatcatttgttgcaatccatctgcagtgttgctgaacaggacaatgtcatctgcaaaccaaaggttgccgagatatttgccattgatcctcacacctaagccttcccagtttaatagtttgaatactttttctaagcatgcagtgaatagattgcatctccttgcctgacccctttcttgatagctAACTTTTCTTGTGGACAACGAAGGTAGCGTGGAATCTTTGCAGAAATTTTCGAAGATATTCATGTATGCCTCCTATACTCCTTGATTATTCAAAGCTTTCAAGATTGTTGGtttctctactgaatcaaaagGCCTTTCATAaactatgaaagccatatagagaggttgactGTACTCGGCAGATTTCTCAGCATATCAAGTGACCTCCAACGCATGACTTGCAGGAAGACAGCGCTCGTGAACCTGCTAGCCTTACTGGCTCACCCTTGCATGCTGGTCCTTTGGCTTGGCATTCAAGGCAGATTACAAGACCTCCAACACAGGATTCACTGTGCCTGGGCCAGCCCAATGGCAGCATTGCACCTCGAGTGCTTTTagaattgttatcgcaataaaatcaaAGTACTATAGGGCTTAACATTCAAAAGCAATGCAAGCTCTATGGGTGGAAGACTCTGGATTGATTCTGGCTACCTTGGATTCCTCGATGTGTGACATAAGCTCAGTacctgagtgcttttgcattctgcccccatcgaaatgtggcctcaGAAACCAGAAATCAAATCTGTAACCTCATGGTCTGGAGAACAGCACTATATTCCCTTAGCCACAGCGATAGACAATTTGAAGAATTTCAGTCAGTCCAAGAACCTTATGGACTGCAGACGCTAAGGGTACAGATGAAGTGCCCTGCAAAACTATTCAATCCACGAGTTCCACTACCTACCTTACTGCAGATGTGCACAGTAAGCAGCAGGCACAAGGTCAATGAAAGACCAAAAGAATGCAAAGAACCAACCGAGTAGACCAATCTCCAACATTGCCAAGTTACTATGTTTTTAGCTGTGCAACGTCCTGGTCCCCGTGCTCACCTTTTCCAGGTTCATGCTCTTCATTGCCGCATCCATTGACTTGACGACACCCGCCATGGACGAGGTGACCTTCTTCGTGGTGACAGCCGTCTGCACACGGCTCGCCACGGCATCGATCCGCGATGCCATGCGGAGGTAGTTGAGTGCCTGGTTCTTCTGCCGGATTGAGTTTTCCGCATGAATCCGTGCACCTTCGAGATTGTTCTTTTGAATCGCCTGCGTGAACCAGGTGGCATAGGGGGTAATGGATGGCAGACTTTTTGAGTACGACCAGACTGCACAGCGAAATCTACGATTTGAGGTACCAAAATGGCAGAAAGTTTGCTAATGTTTTAGGTGTGCAAGTGCAGCAACCCTtattgcgcaacttgcaccggGTCTTTCAAATGTACTGAAGGAGTACTTGACATTAAATTTctaatttctctttctttccttttgcatTATATGAAAGTGCAAACCTAAGCTATTCACCGGTAAGTGCCAAAGCACACTAGATAATTTACTCGGAAACTTATTCTTATAGACTAATTTAGGTTAAGTTCACTAAGAAGCGGATGTGTCACGATGTTTCGATACAGTGGCTGGCTCTGTTCCTGTGGTCACTGTCCTGCCACACGTGAGTGCACCCAGAAGGAATACGTAATATGTGCAGCACTTGCTGTTTTATGAGAAATGCCATCATACCCAGCCTTACATCTGCACAACTTCAGCAAATATTTATCTACCTCATGAAGTCTGGATAATGTCAGATGTGACAATGTGGGATGACATTAGTGCAAAATAAAATAGCTTTAAGTGTTCCATAAGCTTTATGGTTGCCAAGTTTGGCCAGTTGAAGTGCAAGAAGCACGTCGCAGACTTTGTACAACTCCAGAAAATCTGTATCAGTACTCCTCTAACATTCCAAGTGCACACACAGCACCCCCGCCAGTAACTGAATGCAGTGAATTACAACAAAGTCGGATGGGCAAACTTAATGACACTTTGAGTGAGCGCACTTCACCGCAGCCAGTGTCACTTGGGCAGTATGCTGCTAGGTGAGAAAGGAAAGTGGCATTTGGAACTGATGGCAGTATCGACTGGTAAATTAGTCAGCAAGTTATATGCTTATTTTAGgtaataactaaaaaaaaaagaaacattaacaCAATTGATTCTGAGGACCATACGACACTGCATCCCACACCCAAGCGACATGCTGCACATGTGGAAGTCTTGAGAGTGGTGATGCGTGGGCGCACGATAAACAACACAGATTTCGTTGGCAGAGAAAGAATGGTTGTTTTCACAAGCAGGGATGCTTAGAACATTATAAATCACAAAAATACTGGTTTCAGAATCAGCACCGGCTGTCCACTGAGTATTGTTTTGCGTACATTTGAAGTACTGCCATCGCGGCTGTGTACTTTGACACAGCAAAGCGAGTTTGACAATGGCACTTGTAGACAAGTGTTTCTACAATGAATTTCATTTAACCTCGCGGTGCGACAGCCTACAAATGACAATAACGGCAAAGTGCACTCATTCAAAGTTGCATTAAATTTGTGCGTCTGACAGGGGTATTGATCAAAGCCTTCATGACAGCCATGGCGTTTGAATATGTGAAATCCTGGTCCTTTATGTTGCTTACACTAGTTTGTGGATTTGTAACCTTTCATCTGCAGCCTACGTTATGCTCTGACTTGGCAAGTCAACTCTGCAGGCTTGCCTATACCCTATCAGTCCACACAACAATGTCAAAGATGTCATTAGCTGCCAACACAATATGCTATGGTGAAACAGGAACAAGATAAAggagaagcacacacacaaaatatttttCTGCACTTTCGGTGGCATTAAGGTGTTTTAGTCTTAATTATTTCTCAAGTGAATGAATAACTTATTGCTTCCTGCATGTATTGCAGCTCACAATGGCCAGGCAGTGCCCATTGCAGCTGCCAAACGCCCACACTAAGAGATTCACAGCAGTGACTTGCCTTTTTCAGCTTGGTCTTTTCCACCTTCTCTTCTTTCTCACACTTTTTCGCATTCCTCTCAAGCTCCTTGGCTGCAAACTTGAGGTTGAACAGGTGCTCTGTGCTCAGTTCGTCAAGGAAGCGGTGCTAGAGCCCGAGACAGACGTCATGGCAGTATGCATGCCTTTTTGAAGTATTCACAAGAACAGTCTGAGTTTATGACTCAACATACTGCAGTCTGTAGCAGACATGTATGTAAAGAATTGCATTTTTGTGATTAATGAGTTACATTTTTAAACAGTACCTTGGTCGTATTAGAATTGGTTCCTTTTGGTAAAAAATTACCAGTTACATTTCAAAGCGACACTTAAGGCAGATTTtaggtcaacgtggactgttagAATACCACTCGAGAAACTGTGAACAATGTGTTTCGTGCCAAGACTTAGTTCCAGACAAAATTGTGACTGAGAGGGCTGTATTCTTCCAGCGAAATTCAATATGCAAAGCATGAGCAAGGTGGTGTGATGCTGATATGTCATCACTGCCTTTTACTCCAGCCAATGAGCAAAACAGTGCCAGAGAACTGAGACTACGGGTTTTCACATAAAAAGTGGCCAGAAGCCGAGCAAAGATATCATATGGATGTAACATATTCTGCTGCTTGCAGTTAGTGCGAGCTTTGCAAGCAAGGAAAACTAGCACCACAGTATGCGATACCAGAACTGGCAAAACATGAAAGTGCAAGCGTTGCTGGGTTGAGTGAAAATGAAACCTTTTCATCATCCACATTGTTGTCAAGGGTAACATCGATAAGTTATGTTTTTCTGCGAACAGGATAAAATTGGGAAAGTAGCATTTTCTGCAGTCTTATACTGCCATGCAGTGAtcagtggttgagtactagtgacagaataaGAATGCGCTATTACAATGTCATAGGGCTAGTACTTGAAAGTTCTGGCAGATTCTCGAATCGTGTTCTACATTTATCTCAACTCCTTGCTTACTAAAGCTCTGCTTTTGATAATGTTGACGTTTTTTTTAGACATTTTTGAGAATTAGCTTATCACTTTAACtttgtatttgcctttagtgtcccttaaatgTGATCGAGCTACTACCAGCAACACAATATTGAGCACACATACTGTGTGGCAAACAATTGTGCAAGTAAGAGTATTTCATCATAACAAAACTAGATTGGCAGCATGAAGTGTCATGTATGTGTATGTCTACACATACGCATTAGCCTTAGCAACCAGCAATTTTTTTCACTGTATTTCACAGTATAGGGAAGGTTAGGAAAACCATGGTAAAACTTGTAGGAGAATAAAAAAAACCAAATAACACATAGATGTGTAGGGTTGCCACCATTACCCAAGAAGAAAACGGGAGTGTGACAAGGCGTTATTGCACTAACTACTGtatggaaaaaaagagaaaggcaaTACACTATCCATTTTACATGACCGAAATTTATTGAGGGGCTTTATATAGAACTTGGCACACATTGAAGTTTAAAAAGATAAAGATGGTGAAGCGAATAGCCCACTGTGCATCATTTCCATAGCCTAGGGTTGTGGGAAACGGGAGAATTAAACATTAATGCATGCTCATTTTGCTCATGCAGCCAAAACTGTTTATGCCAGCTGATGTGATAAGTGCCAACAGCTGCTGAGAACATACATTGGAGAGAAGCAGAAGTTCTGCATGGACTCATAGGAGaaagtccagaaaaaaaaatttgaaagtgaaAGGAAAAAGCACTCAGTCTTGCAACTTCACTTAACACTAAGTTTCGGGACAGTGAACACTTTAAGGCTGACTGCTTCAAGTGTGGTCATCGACATGCTTCGACGCACAATTGTCAAGTGTGTGGAAAGAGACGCTTCTGCACTCCAAGAGAGGATATTTCACCCAGGTGTGTCACAGTAGCCGTTTCTTGCAGTCGCTGTCGGGCCATTGCCTTTGAGCACCCAGGTCACCCAGCCCTTATAGCCTGTTGCTCGCCTTTTAATTAAGTGATAGTCCAGGTAGTCAATTAGTTCTGCCAGTCTTCGATTCAACCAGGTTTTTTGTCGATGTTGAGACAAATGAGAAGCACCTATCCTCTTTGTCAATACCAGATCCTCGGCTTCCATTCTGCCAAAAGACCTGTTCTTGACTTGCTTTACTAAAGCTCAGATAATACCAGATCTTCGGCTTCCATTCAGCCAAAAGACCTGTTCTTGACTTGCTTTACTAAAGCTCAGGTAACTGATGAACAAAACCACCCCCCTGATGTTTGTGCACTGAGAACACACTGATCAATTTCTAACTCAGAATTATTGCTAGTTGCATCACAAGGAGCTTACAAATTCAAACAAATGGTTCATGGTCTACCGAGGCAGGCATACACTATCCCCGGTTTGTGCCTGGTGGCATCACTAAGGGTGCTGCTATGTCTGCAGAAATGTTCAGCTATTTCTTGCGAGGAGCCACATAGGAGCTGACAAGGCCAACAAATATCTTGCTTGAGAAATTTTTATGGCTGGGAGAAGTAGAACCTCAGTGCAACTATTAGGCAGCAGCAATTTTCCTGCTTGGTCTCCACAACATTTTCTTTCTAAGGCCTTCTTCTATGACTTGTTGCTATGGTGACCTTATAAGTAGCTTCCAAGTCACCTCGAGAAATGGTTTATGCATTTAACAGCTGCTCTTAACTGCTTTGGTGactctcatctttctttcttcccaAGAGCATATAAAACAATTACAGTAGGTGGTATTGAATTCATTCCATAACAAAGTTATGAAAAATACCAGTTGCAGCTTGAGGGGAAGCTGGCCACCTCATACAGCAGGCAGCTTCATAGAGGCTGAACAAAAGCACAAGCTCTTACACAACTTCATACTAAAAGACACAAAAACCACAGGCAGATTACGTAAACAAAATTATTGTGTGAACACTTCACACAGCATTTTTAAACAGATATGAGTCAGTGTGGCCTCCTGTCTGTACAAGATGGTCAACGGAAGAGTGCATTTGCTTCTCTTAGACTGGTTCTGGTTCCTATTACCATAGGCTGTTGCTAGCCTTTTAGGTTTGCATTTGTGACGATGATACTGTTTAGAATATCAAACAGAGAATCAATCTTGGCAATAATAAGTTAGATTAAATAAACCTGTTGTGGAATTCTTTGTCACTACAATTAGTAAGTTAAAACCATTATGAGTGTTGGAGAACCATTTAGACAACCTCCATGCAGAAATACGAAGCAACTATAGTGATTATGTAAGGTAGCCAGCACTTTTGGTATGGCCTACAGATGGGTACATGGAGATATCAAGAGCTTAAAGTTACAACAGCTACAGCTgtaaaattaatcagcaggaataGCAGAGCACCTGCTTTTATGTAAAATTTGGACACAGGTATTCAGTTCCAGAAAGGCCTACAAACACTTGCACATGTGTTGTGGTGAGTCCAAGCAGCTGAATGCAAAAGAacgtggaaagagagagagagatcttatTACTCCAAACAGATGTTGCCAGCTGATCTCCCACGCCTTTTCAAAAGGCTCTTCATGGAAAACACTTCCTGTGCATTGTTGCCCACTCGAGGGCAAATGTTCTTACTCATCCATGGTTAGTGCAACATTAAAGTTCACAATGGTATCCAAAAGATTTTGTAATTTGCGCACTATTTCAAGAAACTGTCACATGCCTACATTATGAATGCTCAGTAATTGTAAGCAGTTGCTTTCAAGAATAAGACAATCAGAAGGGCAAGCTCTCTTCAAATGCTTCCAGCTGTCCAAAGACATAGCTGGTAGCCTATACCAACCGTGAAATTGACAGGAGGACCACAAACCAAATGGGGCAGACAATGAGTATTTCTGCAGAGTCATATATAAAAGCATACCTGTCAACTGCTGTGAAGTCCATAACCAATGCACTTTAATTCAATTGAAACAAGTAGTTTTGAACACACTAAAACCTCATTATAATGAAATGGGATATAACAAAATAATTGATATAACATAGTAAGTTTAAGTACCCCTTGAAATTTTTGTAGAAATACATGTACTTAAAACATCATTTCAATGAACAGAATACTCCTGTCAATGCATATAACAAActatatttatttgaaagcaagaaAGGCCCAACTCTTGCACGTCGAATATATTGCTTTCTGTGGGGTCTGGCAGATTTGGTGTAGAAATTCAACACTTCCAAGTCCCCGTGCAGAATATGGGTCGAGCAACAACGTTCTTTCTCACCACTGCATGTAGCTGAATGTAGGTGCGTGTAAACAGAAGCTCATTATTGCTGTCGCGCTTGTCTCTCACTGATGTGCCACGCAGGCTGGTGCAGCTAGGAGTGGCCTCCAAGATTAGGGTGCCTAGACGTCAGCGCTGCCTCCCGCCATTCTGGGTATTGATGGCCTTCGACCATGCTCGTGCTGCACTGCCGCCATATTGTGTTGGAGCTGTTGAATCGGCCGTACATGTGCAGGCATTAGTCAGTGTAGTGCTGTTGTGTTGCCTGGTGTTTGTACTTCTCACAGTGCCGCAGATATGTTTGCCAAGTTGACTCTTCGGGCTCGCAAACATAAGATGAAAGCTGCATGACAGTTTTATAGCTAAAAGCACTCCATCCTGTCTGGTTGTGCACACCTTTTTGCACCAGCGAAAGAGAAAACGATGCCTACGTCTTCAGATTTCCCTGCGACCCGAAATGCAGGAAAAGGTGGGCAAGAACATCATTAATGTAAGCCATGATGTCCCAATTCTTGTCTTCGTGTGAAACAGTGTTTAATAAATTGTTTGAAGCACTAGGCGTTTGCTGTCAGTCATTGAATCAATAAAATAAGAAGCCTGCTCAAACCCAACATGTGATTTACAGCAATCGCATGTCCATACGGAGGTTTGTCGCATTGTCACTCACCATTTACTTAAACCAATTGTACCAGCCAGATGTAAAGAGGAGGATGCACAGAGTGAAACCGCTGCAGGTGCAAACTTGGATTGATATGTTCATGCTTGTGAGAAATGCATAATATTAGCTTTGTTTCATCAATGTGCCCCGAAACGATTATGGCCTCCAGCGGCTTCCAGCATGTGAATGTGTTGATTATCTGCTAGGAACCATACTTTATTTCCAGGATGTTTTCGTGTGGTTTCACTCAAGTGACAGCTATATATTTTGGCAGTAAACATTTTATTTCGTTTGGTGATATGCGTCAC
This window contains:
- the Chmp1 gene encoding charged multivesicular body protein 1B2, producing the protein MATAMEKHLFNLKFAAKELERNAKKCEKEEKVEKTKLKKAIQKNNLEGARIHAENSIRQKNQALNYLRMASRIDAVASRVQTAVTTKKVTSSMAGVVKSMDAAMKSMNLEKISGLMDKFEKQFEDLDVQASCMEDTMSSTTTVTAPQHEVEGLMQQVADEAGLELNMELPQGVNSTIGQSTAASTEQDELTQRLAKLRQL